A window of Micromonospora eburnea genomic DNA:
GCTGGTTTGCCGGATTCCGATCTGGGTATCGCCCATGCCGAGGAACTCCTGGCCGTGGCGGCCAAGGAAAGGCGTCCGTGATCCCAGGTTTGTGACCGCAAGCACACCGGCGTGCGCTCCGGTGTGCTTCCCTGGGTAGGCGGCCCTGTTCAGGGCATGTCGCGACAGCAAACCCTGTTTCCCATGCCAGGATGGTCACGATGCGTCTACCCACGTTGCGCCGGACCCGGAACGCGGAACCGGGCTCAGTCCTCGGCACCGCCCGCCTCGACCGCCGGACGAAGCGTCTGGTCGGCCGGCTCCGGCCCGGGGACATCGCGGTCATCGACCACGTCGACCTGGACCGGGTGGCGGCCGACTCGCTGGTCGCGGTCGGGGTCGCCGCCGTGCTCAACGCCAAGCCGTCGGTCTCCGGGCGCTACCCGAATCTCGGCCCCGAGGTGCTGATCTCCGCCGGCATTCTGCTTCTGGACGATCTCGGTGAGAGCGTTTTCGAGCAGATCCGCGAGGGCGACGTCGTGCGGATCGAGGGCAACACGGTCTATGTCGGCGACGAGCCGGTCGCGCACGGCGCCCTGCAGGACGCCGAGACGGTGGCCAAGTCGATGGCCGACGCCCGGGAGGGGCTGTCGGTTCAGTTGGAGGCGTTCGCCGCCAACACCATGGACTACCTCAAGCAGGAACGTGACCTGCTGCTCGACGGTGTCGGCGTGCCGGAGATCCAGACCCAGGTCCAGGGCCGGCACTGCCTGATCGTGGTCCGGGGATACGACTACAAGGCCGACCTGGACGTGCTGCGCCCCTACATCCGGGAGTTCAAGCCGGTGCTGATCGGCGTGGACGGTGGGGCGGACGCCCTGGTCGAGGCCGGCTACACCCCCGACATGATCATCGGCGACATGGACTCGGTCACCGACGACGTGCTGCGCTGCGGCGCCGAGGTGATCGTGCACGCCTACCCGGACGGGCGGGCTCCGGGCCTGGCCCGGGTGGAGGGTCTCGGCGTGCCGGCGATCACCTTTCCGGCCGCGGCCACCAGCGAGGACCTGGCCATGCTGCTGGCCGACGAGAAGGGCGCCTCACTGCTGGTGGCCGTCGGCACCCACGCCACCCTGGTGGAGTTCCTGGACAAGGGCCGGGGCGGCATGGCCTCCACCTTCCTGACCCGGTTGAAGGTGGGCGGCAAGCTGGTCGACGCCAAGGGTGTGAGTCGGCTCTACCGGCAGGGCATCTCCGGCTCGTCGCTGCTGCTGCTGGTGCTCTCGGCGGTGGCCGCGATGGCCTCGGCGGTGGCGGTCTCCACGGTCGGCAAGGCGTATTTGGGTGTGGTCTCCGAATGGTGGGACAATTTCGTGTTCCAGCTCGGCCAGCTCTTCTAGCTTCCCGACCGATCAAGAGGCTGCAAGCGTGATCAACTTTCGTTACCACGTGGTGTCCCTGACCGCGGTTTTCCTGGCGTTGGCGATCGGCCTGGTCGTCGGCACGGCCGCCCTCAACGGGCCGGTCGCCGACTCGCTCAAGGAGCGGGTCAACGGCCTGAGCAAGGACAACCAGCAGATGCGCCAGACGGTCAACAGCATGCAGAAGCAACTGAACACGGAGGAGGACTTCGCCGCCGAGATCGCGCAGGTCGTCCTCCCCGGCAAGCTGGCCAGCCGCCGGGTGGTGGTGGTCGACCTGCCCAGCGGACGGGAGCACACCGAGGGCGTGGTGAAGATGCTCCAGACCGCCGGAGCCAACGTCGTCGGCCAGATCGACATCCAGGACAAGTTCATCAACCCGGACAGCAACAACAACCTGCTGGAACTGGCCGGCACCGCTGCCCGCCCGAACAGCGTCTCCACCGCCAACCTGCCGGGCAACGGGCACGGTGTGGAGACCTCCAGCGCCCTGCTGGCCAGCGTCCTGCTGGACCGGCCGCAGGGCACCCCGTCGGTCACCGACGCGGACCGCCGGACGGTGCTGCAGACGTACGCGAGCGCCGGCTATCTCACCGCGCAGGACAAGGTCTCCGGGCCCGCCGAGGCGGTCGTGCTGGTCACCGGGCAGCCGTACGTCGACAAGGACTCGGCGAAGAAGGACGAGTCGGTGGTGAAGATCGCCGAGCAGTTCGACCAGGCCGGGGCGATCGTGGTCGGCGGCATGGGCTCGGCCGGTGGCAACGTCGTCGCGTGGGTCCGGGGCGACCCCGTGCTGTCCCAGAGCATCTCGACCGTCGACAACGCCAACACGGTGCAGGGCCAGCTCGTCACCGCGCTCGCCATGGCGCAGCAGCTGACCGAGAAGAAGGCCGGCCAGTACGGTGTCGGTGACAACGTCGCGTCGCTGGTGCCTAGACTGCCGCAGTGAGCGGGCGGAGCGCGCGAACCACCGGGCCCGGTGGCCGGGCGCCGCGCGCCGCCGAAAGTCGGAGCGGGGCGGGGCGGGCGTGAGCTGGCGGCCGCTGCCCGGTCCGCACGGTACTGCGCTGGGAATCCGGATCGGAGGGGTCGCGTGAGACTGGGTCGACTGCTGGCCGTCGGCGCGGGGGTGGTCGCCGCCCGCTACGTGCTGCGGGAGGTGCGTACCTCCCCGGGTGCGCCGGCGCTGGAGCGCACCAACTTCCGCGGCCGTACCGTCACCCTGGCCGCCGGGCCGGCCCTGGCTGTCGGGGCCGCCACCGCGGGCGCGCTCGGCGCGGGCAGCGCCCCCGCCGGGGCCGCCGCCCTGCTCGCCGGGGTGGGCGCCGGTACGGTCGGGCTGTACGACGACATCGTCGGCGCGCGCCCCGAGCAGAAGACCGCCAAGGGGTTCGCCGGGCACCTCGCCGCCCTGCGCGAGGGGCGGGTCACCGCCGGGCTGGTCAAGATCGTCGGGGTCGGCGCGGCCGGCCTCGGCGCCGCCGCACTCCTCGCCGCCGACCGCCGGGTGGCCGCCCACCCCCGCCGCCAGCGGGCCGGTGTCCTCGGCCGTGGGCTCGACGTGCTGCTCGGCGCCGGCGTGGTGGCCGGCACCGCCAACCTGGTCAACCTGCTCGACCTGCGCCCCGGCCGGGCGCTGAAGGCGGGCATGCTGCTCGGCGCGCCGCTCTCCACCGGCCCGACCGGGGGATCGCCGCGGGCGCTATCGGTGCCGCCGCCGGGCTGGTCCGAGAGGACCTCGACGAGCGGGTGATGCTCGGCGACAGCGGCGCCAACGCGCTCGGCGCGCTGCTCGGGGTGAGCCTGGCCGCGCGGACCGGCCCGCTCGGCCGGGCGGGCGTGCTCGCCGTGCTCGCCGCGCTCACCGCCGCCAGCGAGAAGGTCAGCTTCACCCAGGTCATCCAGCGGACCCCGGGGCTGCGGGAACTCGACGCGCTGGGCCGGCTCGCGGACTGACGTGGCTAAACCGGCACCCCTCGCCGGCGCCGGCCGGGTGGCCGGAGCGGCCGCCCTCATCGCCGTCCTCACCGTGGTCAGCCGGCTCGCCGGCTTCGGCCGTACCGCCGTCTTCACCTGGACGCTCGCCCAGACCGACCTCGGCGGCGCGTACGTGGTGGCGAACAACCTGCCGAACTTCATCTTCGAGATCGTCGCCGGCGGGGCGCTGGCCAGTCTCGTCGTACCGCTGTTGGCGGCGGCGGCCGAGGCGGGCGACCGGCGCGCGGTGGCCGCCACCACCGGGGCCCTGCTCACCTGGGTGCTCGCCCTGCTGGTGCCGCTCGCCGTGCTGGTCGCGCTGCTCGCCGACCCGTTGGTGTCGCTGCAGGGGAGCGGCCTCACCGAGGCGCAGCAGCAGGTCGGGGCGCGGATGCTGCGGCTGTTCGCTCCCCAGCTGCCGCTGTACGGCGTCGGCATCGTGCTCACCGGGGTGCTCCAGGCGCACCGGCGGTTCGCCTGGCCGGTGATCGCTCCGCTGCTGTCCAGCCTCACCGTCATCGCGGTCTACCTCGGCTTCACCGCCGCCGAGGGGCGGCAGGCCACCGTCGGCGGGGTCAGCCCCGCCGGTGAGCTGCTGCTCTCCGGCGGCACCACGCTCGGCGTGGTGGTGCTCTCGCTGTCCCTGCTCATTCCGCTGCGCCGGCTGCGGCTGCCGCTGCGGCCGGGCTTCCGGTTCCCGGCCGACGCCCGGGCCCGGGTCGGCGCGTTGGCCGTCGCCGGGGTGGTGACCGTGGCCGCACAGCAGGTCGCCCTGATGGTGGCGCTCAACCAGGTCTCCTACGGGTCGAAGGCCAGCCCGGGCATCTACAACATCGCGCAGACCATCTACTTCCTGCCCTGGTCGGTGTTGGCCGTACCGCTGGCGGTGGCCGCGTACCCGACGCTGGTCGCGGCCCGGGCGGCCGGCGACGAGCGGACCTACCGGAAGACCCTGGCCCCGGCGGTACGCGGGGTGGTGCTGTTCAGCCTGCTCGGGGCGGCGGCGCTGGTCGGCACCGCGGTCCCGGTCGGGCACTTCTTCTTCGCCGGGTCGCCGGAGGCCGCCCGCACCGCTGCGGCCGCCATCGCCGGATTCGCCCCCGGCCTGCTCGGCTACGGCCTCTTCGCCGTGCTCACCCGGGCCCTGTACGCCCGCGGCGAGACCCGGTCGGCGACCGTCGCCACCGCCGTCGGCTGGTTGACCGTGCCGGCGCTGGCGGTCCTGCTCGGCCGCCTGCTGCCGCTGGCCGACCGGGTCCTGGCGGTGGCCCTGGCCACCTCCGGGGGCATGCTGCTCCTCGGCGGCCTGCTGATCGCCGCCGTGTTCCGTTCCGCCGGCCGGGCCGCTCTGGCGGGCGTCGGCCGGGCCGGGGCCGCCGGCCTGCTCGCCGCCGTGGTCGCCGGGCTCGGCGGGGTGGTCGTCTCCCGCTGGCTCGCCGGCCTCTGGACCCCGACGATGGCGCAGGCGCTCGTGCAGGGCATGCTGTCCGGAGCCGTGGTCGGCATCCTGTTCCTCGCCGTGGCCCGGCTGACCGATGCGCGGGACGTCCGGCCGCTGCTCGCCGCCGTGGCCCGCCGGCTCGGGCGGCGACCGCCGGGCGGCGGTACCGGCACGCAGGGGGACCAACGCCCCGCCGACCGGGGCGACGGGAAGGAGACCGTTACGCGGTGAGCGCGAGGAGTGAGCCGGGTTTGCGAGCCCCGCAGTCGCGAACGAAGACCAGCCCGGTGAGCGCGAGGAGTGAGCCGGGTTTGCGAGCCCCGCAGTCGCGAACGGAAGGTAGGCAATGACGGACGCCTCGTCGGCATCGCGCTGGCCCGGCACGGTGGCTCTGGTGCTCGCCTCCAGCACCGGCGGGGTGGGGCAGCACGTCCGCTCGGTGGCCCGGGGGCTGACCGCCGCCGGAACGTCCGTGCTGGTGTGCGGTCCGGCCGCCACCCAGGAGCAGTTCGACTTCACCGGGGTGGGTGCCCGGTTCGCGCCGGTGCAGATCCCAGCCAGCCCCACCCCGGCCGACGCCCGGGCCGTCGCCGCGCTGCGTCGGGCGCTCGCGGCCACCGACGTCGACGTCGTGCACGCGCACGGCCTGCGGGCCGGTCTGGTCGCCGTACTCGCCCGGCCGGCCGCGCCGCTGGTGGTCACCTGGCACAACGCCGTCCTGGCCGGTGGGCTGCGCGGAGGGCTGTCCCGGCTCGTCGAGCGGGTCGTCGCCCGCGGCGTACGGGTGGCGCTGGGCGCCTCCGAGGACCTGGTGGAGCGGGCCGCCGCGCTGGGTGCGGCCGACGCCCGCCTCGCCCCGGTCGCCGCGCCGACGCTGCCCGCGCCGCGTCGCCGCCGGGCCGCCGTCCGCGCCGAGTTCGGGGTCGGCCCCGACCAGCCACTGATCCTCTCCGTGGGTCGGCTGCACCCGCAGAAGCGGTACGACATCCTGGTCGACGCGGCCGCCCGGTGGCGTACCCGGGCACCGGCGCCGCAGGTGTTGATCGCCGGCAGCGGGCCCGCGTACCTCCAACTCGCCGCGCGGATCTCGGCCGCCCGGGCGCCGGTGACCCTGCTCGGGCACCGCACCGACGTGGCCGACCTGCTGGCCGGTGCTGACCTGGCCGTGGTGACCAGCGACTGGGAGGCCCGCCAGCTCTTCGCCCAGGAGGCGCTGCGCGCCGGCGTACCGCTGGTGACGACCGCGGTGGGTGGCCTGCCGGAGCTGGTCGGCGACGCCGCGCTGCTGATCCCCGCCGGCGACGTCGACGCGGTCGACGCGGCGGTCCGCGACCTGCTGGACGACGAGCCCCGCCGGGCCGACCTGGCACGCCGGGGCGCCGCGCGGGCCGCGACCTGGCCGACCGAGGCGGACACCGTGGCCGCCCTGGCCGCGCTCTACGCCGAGCTGGTGCCCGAGCCGTCGACGGGAAACCGGTGATGCTGCGCAAACTCACCCCGGTGCTGTTGACCCTGGTCGTGGTGGCCCTGGGCATCACCGCGCTGGCCGCCCGCCCCGAACGGGGTGACCCCGATCGCGGCGCCGACTTCGTGGTGCTGGCCGGGGTGGCCGGGCTGCGCTGGGACGACGTGGACCCGGAATCCACCCCGACGCTGTGGCGGATGGCCGAGGAGGGCTCCATCGGCTCCCTCTCGGCGCGCTCCGCGCACCGGCCCACCTGCCCGGTCGACGGCTGGCTCACCCTCGGCGCCGGCAACTTCGCCGCCTGGAACGGCAGCCGGGTGGCCGGCGGCTGCCCGGCCACTGGGGTGACCGTCGAGCAGCCGGACCGGATCGGCGCCAACCTGCCCGACCAGGAGAGCGTCGTCGCGTACAACCAGGACAAGCTCGCCTGGGGTGCCACCCCGGGAGCGCTGTCGGAGTCCGTGCGCTGCTCGGTGGCGATCGGGCCGGGTGCCGCGGTGGCCGCCGCCCGCCCGTTCGGCCGGGTCGACCGGTACGCGCCGGCGCTGCCCGCCGATCCGGCCGAGCTGCTCGGCTCCTGCGTGTTGAGCATCGTCGACCTGGGCATCGTCGACGGCGCGGACCGGGCGACCCGAAACGCCCAGGCCCGCCAGGCCGACGCCCAACTCGCCCGGGTGCTCGCCGCCCGGCCGCCCCGCTCGCTGGTCCTGCTCGCCGGCGTCTCCGACACCGACACGCCGTCCCGGCTGCACGTGGCCGTCGCCAACGGCCCGGGTTGGGAACGGGGCTGGTTGACCTCACCGAGCACCAACCGTCACGGCTACCTGCAACTGGTCGACCTGGCCCCCACCGCACTCGCCGCGCTGGACCGGCCGGTGCCGGATCGGCTCTTCCTCGGCCGCGCCGCGGTGCCGATCGATGGACGTCCGGCCGACCTGCGTACCGCGATCGACGAGCGGACCGACGCGGACCGCGAGGCCGGCGCGCGGCGCCCGGTCGCCGGCTGGTTCTTCACCGTGCTCGCCACCGCCCAGCTCGCTCTTTCCGTGGCGGTCCTGCCGCTGCTGCGCCGGGCCCGTCGGCACGCCGGGCCGCACGGGCCCGAGCCGGTGTCCCGGCGGGTGGTGGCGGCCGTGGAACTGCTGCTGATCGCCGCCGCGCTCGCCGTCCCGGCCGCCCTGCTCGCCGACGTCGTGCCGTGGTGGCGGGGCCAGCATCCCGGGTGGTGGTTCTCGGCGGTGACCGTTGCGCTGATCGTCGGGGGCACGGCCGTCGTCCGGTTCAGTCCCGGGCACGATCGCACCCTGGGCCCGCTCGGCGCGGTGGCCGGGCTGGCCACCCTGGTGGTCGGCGTCGACGTGCTCACCGGCTCCCGGTTGCAGCTCAACGGCGTGGTCGGGTACTCCGCCCTGGCGGGCGATCGGTACGCCGGCCTCGGTGCCGTCGGGCTGGGTGTGTTCATCGCCGGCTCGCTGCTCTGCGGCGGTTGGCTGGCCCAGCGGGCCCCCCGGGCCTGGCGTCCCATGGTCATGGTGGGGGTCGGCAGCGCCGCCGTGGTCGTCGTCGGCAGCCCCTACCTCGGGGCGGACTCGACCGGCGCGATCGCGCTCACCGCGGGGGTGAGCGTGGCCGCGGCGATCTGCACCGGCGGCTGGCTGACGATGAGCCGGCTGGCCTGGGCCACCATGGCCGGGCTGGCGCTCACCATCGGCTTCGCCATGATCGACCTGCGCCGGCCAGAGGCCGAGCGGGGCGCGGTGGGCCAGTTCCTGGCCGCGTTCGGCGACGGCACCGGCGGGCTCATCGTGCACCGGTCGAGCGCCGCGAACGTCGAGACCCTGGTCAACAGCCCGCTCACCGTGTTGGCCGTGGCCGGTGCCGCGCTGGTCTGGCTCGCCCTGCTCCAGCCCTGGGGTGGCCTGATGCGGCTGTTCGGCATTTACCCGGCGATCCGGGCCGCGATGGCCGGCACCGGGGTGGCCGCCGGCATCGGCGGGGTGCTGGGCGGTGTGGCGCTGGACGTGGCCGGGGCGGCGGGCGCCCTGGTGGTGCCGATGGCGGCGCTTGCGGCGCTGCG
This region includes:
- the steA gene encoding putative cytokinetic ring protein SteA — encoded protein: MRLPTLRRTRNAEPGSVLGTARLDRRTKRLVGRLRPGDIAVIDHVDLDRVAADSLVAVGVAAVLNAKPSVSGRYPNLGPEVLISAGILLLDDLGESVFEQIREGDVVRIEGNTVYVGDEPVAHGALQDAETVAKSMADAREGLSVQLEAFAANTMDYLKQERDLLLDGVGVPEIQTQVQGRHCLIVVRGYDYKADLDVLRPYIREFKPVLIGVDGGADALVEAGYTPDMIIGDMDSVTDDVLRCGAEVIVHAYPDGRAPGLARVEGLGVPAITFPAAATSEDLAMLLADEKGASLLVAVGTHATLVEFLDKGRGGMASTFLTRLKVGGKLVDAKGVSRLYRQGISGSSLLLLVLSAVAAMASAVAVSTVGKAYLGVVSEWWDNFVFQLGQLF
- a CDS encoding copper transporter, which produces MINFRYHVVSLTAVFLALAIGLVVGTAALNGPVADSLKERVNGLSKDNQQMRQTVNSMQKQLNTEEDFAAEIAQVVLPGKLASRRVVVVDLPSGREHTEGVVKMLQTAGANVVGQIDIQDKFINPDSNNNLLELAGTAARPNSVSTANLPGNGHGVETSSALLASVLLDRPQGTPSVTDADRRTVLQTYASAGYLTAQDKVSGPAEAVVLVTGQPYVDKDSAKKDESVVKIAEQFDQAGAIVVGGMGSAGGNVVAWVRGDPVLSQSISTVDNANTVQGQLVTALAMAQQLTEKKAGQYGVGDNVASLVPRLPQ
- the murJ gene encoding murein biosynthesis integral membrane protein MurJ, encoding MAKPAPLAGAGRVAGAAALIAVLTVVSRLAGFGRTAVFTWTLAQTDLGGAYVVANNLPNFIFEIVAGGALASLVVPLLAAAAEAGDRRAVAATTGALLTWVLALLVPLAVLVALLADPLVSLQGSGLTEAQQQVGARMLRLFAPQLPLYGVGIVLTGVLQAHRRFAWPVIAPLLSSLTVIAVYLGFTAAEGRQATVGGVSPAGELLLSGGTTLGVVVLSLSLLIPLRRLRLPLRPGFRFPADARARVGALAVAGVVTVAAQQVALMVALNQVSYGSKASPGIYNIAQTIYFLPWSVLAVPLAVAAYPTLVAARAAGDERTYRKTLAPAVRGVVLFSLLGAAALVGTAVPVGHFFFAGSPEAARTAAAAIAGFAPGLLGYGLFAVLTRALYARGETRSATVATAVGWLTVPALAVLLGRLLPLADRVLAVALATSGGMLLLGGLLIAAVFRSAGRAALAGVGRAGAAGLLAAVVAGLGGVVVSRWLAGLWTPTMAQALVQGMLSGAVVGILFLAVARLTDARDVRPLLAAVARRLGRRPPGGGTGTQGDQRPADRGDGKETVTR
- a CDS encoding glycosyltransferase family 4 protein, which produces MTDASSASRWPGTVALVLASSTGGVGQHVRSVARGLTAAGTSVLVCGPAATQEQFDFTGVGARFAPVQIPASPTPADARAVAALRRALAATDVDVVHAHGLRAGLVAVLARPAAPLVVTWHNAVLAGGLRGGLSRLVERVVARGVRVALGASEDLVERAAALGAADARLAPVAAPTLPAPRRRRAAVRAEFGVGPDQPLILSVGRLHPQKRYDILVDAAARWRTRAPAPQVLIAGSGPAYLQLAARISAARAPVTLLGHRTDVADLLAGADLAVVTSDWEARQLFAQEALRAGVPLVTTAVGGLPELVGDAALLIPAGDVDAVDAAVRDLLDDEPRRADLARRGAARAATWPTEADTVAALAALYAELVPEPSTGNR